One Gimesia aquarii DNA segment encodes these proteins:
- a CDS encoding acyltransferase family protein: MANTASTHTASSSANKRIISLDQFRGYTIAGMFLVNYMGFFVVCPVVLKHHNTYCSYADTIMPHFLFAVGFAFRLTFGRRVRTEGSFSAYMRVVRRLLGLVLVSLIIYRVSPIAKTWTELQSIGIWGAIAGPLKRTWFQTLMHIAVTSLWIVPVIRARASVRIAYMIFSAAAHLVLSYYFYFTWVNSPPNGIDGGPLGFLTWTIPAIIGTLACDWVVEAKDLPRVKPILFWSIVLMLLGWIISCGTRFYDVPLAEQANPVFQKQKLATHPVVPDKAQFKAKQGNPITAYLAEPPFVKPPGQEQRKWNYWMMSQRAGTLSYLFFAAGLSLFVYLLFHLACDRRGWELSLFRTLGTNALVAYILHDLVMEAVKPFATKDSPAWYAWGSFVLFFWITWLIVRHLEKNEIHLKL, encoded by the coding sequence ATGGCGAACACAGCCTCTACCCATACGGCGTCTTCTAGTGCAAACAAGCGTATCATTTCATTGGATCAGTTTCGCGGCTACACGATTGCCGGTATGTTCCTGGTGAACTATATGGGATTTTTTGTTGTTTGTCCGGTTGTATTGAAACACCACAACACATACTGCAGCTATGCTGACACAATTATGCCTCACTTCCTGTTTGCAGTCGGCTTTGCGTTTCGACTGACATTCGGGAGACGTGTGAGAACAGAAGGATCATTCTCTGCATATATGCGGGTTGTAAGGCGATTACTCGGGCTGGTATTGGTATCACTGATTATTTACCGAGTCTCTCCCATTGCCAAAACTTGGACCGAGCTGCAATCAATCGGAATCTGGGGCGCAATCGCAGGCCCCTTGAAGCGAACCTGGTTTCAAACGCTGATGCATATCGCAGTAACCTCACTCTGGATCGTGCCTGTCATTCGAGCGCGGGCATCCGTCAGAATCGCATACATGATCTTCTCTGCAGCGGCACATCTCGTCCTTTCCTATTACTTCTACTTCACGTGGGTTAATTCTCCACCAAACGGAATCGATGGGGGACCACTAGGTTTTCTAACCTGGACCATCCCAGCAATCATTGGTACATTAGCGTGCGACTGGGTTGTTGAAGCCAAAGATTTGCCGCGCGTGAAACCAATTTTGTTCTGGTCAATCGTGTTAATGCTATTGGGCTGGATCATCTCGTGCGGTACCCGTTTCTATGATGTTCCCCTGGCAGAACAAGCAAACCCTGTTTTTCAAAAGCAGAAGCTGGCAACACACCCAGTAGTTCCAGACAAAGCGCAATTCAAAGCCAAACAAGGAAATCCAATCACTGCTTATCTGGCTGAGCCTCCCTTCGTCAAACCACCCGGACAGGAGCAGAGAAAGTGGAACTACTGGATGATGAGTCAGCGCGCGGGTACGCTCTCATATCTGTTCTTTGCAGCGGGTTTGTCATTGTTTGTGTATCTGCTGTTCCATCTGGCCTGTGATCGGCGAGGCTGGGAATTGTCTCTATTCAGAACACTAGGCACCAATGCATTAGTCGCTTACATTCTGCATGATCTTGTAATGGAAGCGGTCAAACCATTCGCTACGAAAGACTCTCCTGCCTGGTACGCCTGGGGCAGTTTTGTTCTGTTCTTCTGGATCACCTGGCTTATCGTTCGTCATCTGGAGAAAAACGAAATCCATTTGAAACTATGA
- a CDS encoding methyl-accepting chemotaxis protein, protein MLKLDTPELNSDAGNMALSVSGDERAELEQYRHWIKNLADVCESASQGNLEARLLHVDVDGDLERAIRSINGLLDYTDAFVRESKASLTASANGKFFRKVLLKGMRGSFKQASEVINSAGDKMKHQADEIEQAGVRRLEMADAFEKEVQGISTIVSAAATQLHATVQSLKEVTERASQETTDAVESVNQTSQNVNVVAESTVQLNHSIQEIDSRVKESTEVVQQAVNESEHAKEFMSGLVEATGGIGSAAKMIADIAKQTNLLALNATIEAARAGEAGAGFAVVASEVKVLAQDTAKATDHITDQIRHIQGIVDDAVSNISTVSSTIRKVDEISDSISTSISEQSQVISTIHQNVENAAEKTAQTTDSIQNVSATADETSHSTRDLLCAANDISQQSESLNSAVNQFLATIRSN, encoded by the coding sequence ATGTTAAAACTGGATACTCCAGAACTGAATTCCGATGCCGGTAATATGGCACTATCCGTCTCGGGGGATGAGAGAGCAGAACTGGAACAATACAGACACTGGATTAAAAATTTAGCGGATGTCTGTGAATCTGCTTCGCAGGGAAATTTGGAAGCACGTTTGTTACATGTTGATGTTGATGGTGATTTAGAGCGCGCAATCCGTTCTATCAATGGGTTGCTCGATTACACCGATGCATTTGTAAGAGAATCAAAAGCATCTCTCACAGCATCTGCGAATGGTAAATTTTTCCGCAAAGTCCTTTTGAAAGGTATGCGGGGAAGTTTCAAACAGGCCTCAGAGGTGATTAACTCTGCAGGTGATAAAATGAAGCATCAGGCAGATGAGATCGAGCAGGCTGGTGTCAGGCGACTGGAGATGGCAGACGCGTTTGAGAAGGAAGTTCAAGGGATATCGACGATTGTTTCAGCCGCAGCAACACAATTACATGCGACCGTTCAATCATTGAAAGAGGTCACGGAAAGAGCGAGCCAGGAAACAACAGATGCAGTAGAATCTGTAAATCAAACCAGCCAAAATGTCAATGTCGTCGCAGAATCTACCGTCCAGTTGAATCACTCGATTCAAGAGATTGATTCTAGAGTCAAAGAATCGACAGAAGTAGTGCAACAAGCGGTCAACGAAAGTGAGCATGCGAAAGAGTTCATGTCGGGTTTGGTGGAAGCAACCGGTGGCATTGGCTCAGCGGCAAAAATGATCGCTGATATTGCCAAACAGACTAACTTATTGGCGTTGAATGCCACCATTGAAGCAGCACGTGCAGGCGAAGCGGGCGCTGGTTTTGCTGTTGTAGCATCGGAGGTCAAAGTCCTGGCTCAAGATACTGCAAAAGCAACCGATCATATCACAGATCAGATTCGTCATATTCAGGGAATTGTTGATGACGCGGTTTCGAATATTTCGACTGTCAGTAGCACAATTCGAAAAGTAGATGAAATCAGTGACTCAATTTCCACTTCGATTTCAGAGCAAAGTCAAGTTATTTCTACAATTCATCAAAACGTAGAAAATGCTGCAGAGAAGACGGCTCAAACAACTGATAGTATCCAGAATGTTTCAGCAACTGCAGACGAAACAAGCCATTCGACTCGAGATCTATTGTGTGCGGCCAACGATATTTCACAACAGTCCGAAAGCTTAAACAGCGCAGTCAATCAATTTCTGGCCACCATTCGTTCTAACTGA
- a CDS encoding PAS domain-containing protein, which produces MERPAPTGFERTFADDDIIVSKTDLKGLITYANHTFMEVSGYTEAELLGKPHNLIRHPDMPRCVFKLLWDTLEAGNEIFAYVINLCKNGDHYWVLAHVTPSFDGLGNIIGYHSSRRVPESAAISKVKTLYQSLKHIEDSASNWRVGMQNATDSLLAQLEEAGIEYDEYLFAL; this is translated from the coding sequence ATGGAACGCCCTGCCCCTACAGGTTTTGAGAGGACTTTTGCAGACGACGATATCATTGTCAGCAAAACAGATCTGAAAGGCCTCATAACCTACGCGAATCACACTTTTATGGAGGTCTCGGGTTACACAGAAGCGGAGTTACTGGGAAAACCTCATAACCTGATTCGGCATCCTGATATGCCCCGCTGTGTGTTTAAGTTACTTTGGGACACACTTGAAGCAGGAAATGAAATCTTTGCCTACGTCATTAATCTTTGTAAAAACGGAGATCACTATTGGGTACTCGCGCATGTGACACCCAGCTTTGACGGCTTGGGAAACATCATTGGTTACCATTCCAGCCGTCGCGTTCCTGAGTCTGCGGCCATTTCAAAAGTCAAAACTCTTTATCAATCTCTCAAACACATTGAAGATTCTGCATCGAATTGGCGTGTTGGTATGCAGAATGCAACGGACTCTTTGCTTGCTCAATTAGAAGAGGCAGGAATTGAATACGATGAATATCTCTTCGCACTTTGA
- the purM gene encoding phosphoribosylformylglycinamidine cyclo-ligase gives MTKATYKDAGVDLDLYQKAMSSIHPMLAKTHLAQKSRVMDLPGGFAGLFRLNNPESGKAGRNYQDPVLVSGTDGVGTKIKVALEAEIYNTIGIDLVAMCVNDCLCLGAEPLFFLDYIALGKDDPERLVELMDGVTKGCVLSKAALLGGETAIMPDLYDDGDFDMAGFCVGVVERNLILDGHAIQAGDVVLGLESSGFHSNGYSLIRKVVFEIADMGINDPIEELNQRTVANLLLEPTRIYVSAIDSVAQDYPDQIVFSGLAHITGGGLVENVERILPANRRVEMKKSAWEVPDSFKWLQSLGGIDEEEMFRVFNMGIGMVAIVRAEHAKAVQEKLQASQFPVHVLGKVTEGEKVVTLV, from the coding sequence ATGACTAAAGCGACTTATAAAGATGCTGGCGTTGACCTGGATCTCTATCAGAAAGCAATGTCTTCCATTCATCCAATGCTTGCCAAGACACATCTAGCACAAAAATCGCGTGTGATGGATTTGCCCGGTGGATTTGCAGGCTTGTTTCGTCTGAATAATCCGGAATCAGGAAAGGCGGGACGCAATTATCAAGATCCTGTCTTAGTGTCTGGAACAGATGGTGTTGGAACGAAAATCAAAGTTGCACTTGAAGCGGAAATTTATAATACCATTGGCATCGATCTGGTTGCAATGTGCGTGAATGATTGTCTCTGTCTGGGGGCAGAGCCTTTGTTTTTCCTGGATTATATTGCACTCGGCAAAGATGATCCTGAACGACTGGTCGAGTTGATGGATGGTGTTACTAAAGGATGCGTTCTTTCCAAAGCAGCCCTGTTAGGTGGCGAAACTGCGATCATGCCTGATTTGTATGATGATGGCGATTTTGATATGGCCGGTTTTTGTGTAGGAGTAGTTGAACGCAACCTGATACTGGATGGCCATGCGATTCAAGCGGGAGACGTAGTGCTTGGTCTGGAATCGAGTGGCTTTCACTCAAATGGTTATAGCCTGATTCGCAAAGTCGTGTTTGAGATAGCAGATATGGGGATCAATGATCCGATTGAAGAGCTGAATCAACGCACTGTCGCTAACTTGTTGTTGGAGCCGACACGCATTTATGTCTCCGCCATCGATTCGGTGGCTCAAGATTATCCGGATCAGATTGTCTTCAGTGGTTTAGCACACATCACTGGTGGAGGGTTGGTAGAAAATGTCGAACGCATTTTACCAGCAAATCGACGAGTCGAGATGAAAAAGTCGGCTTGGGAAGTACCAGATTCTTTCAAGTGGCTGCAATCTTTAGGCGGCATTGATGAAGAAGAAATGTTCCGGGTTTTTAATATGGGTATTGGTATGGTCGCCATCGTGCGTGCAGAACATGCCAAGGCTGTCCAAGAAAAGTTGCAGGCCAGTCAATTCCCGGTGCACGTGCTAGGTAAAGTGACTGAAGGCGAAAAAGTAGTGACACTCGTCTGA
- a CDS encoding fumarylacetoacetate hydrolase family protein, giving the protein MKLATLQTEQGVTVVSVMDRANELMFFDIRAIDESLPRSLKGILSLEDGLDRARQAALQAEQARKQISGTLLAPIPSPGKVLCIGLNYRDHAEETGMPFPDEPVCFSKFSSSVIGPHQPIRIPEIAKEVDYEAELVVVIGKTCRNVSKTDASQYIAGYMNGHDVSARDWQIGRPGGQWLLGKTADTFAPTGPYLVTADEIQNANSLPIKLTLNGEVMQNSNTDKFIFTVEEVIQFVSQFLTLEPGDIIFTGTPPGVGMARKPPVYLQPGDQAVIEIPGLGILHNPVETWN; this is encoded by the coding sequence ATGAAGTTGGCAACTCTACAAACGGAACAAGGGGTAACTGTCGTTTCGGTAATGGACCGCGCCAACGAACTGATGTTCTTTGATATTCGTGCCATTGATGAAAGTCTCCCGCGTTCTCTTAAAGGAATACTCTCACTAGAAGATGGATTGGATCGTGCCAGACAAGCGGCGTTACAGGCTGAACAGGCCCGAAAACAGATCTCAGGGACCCTACTGGCACCAATTCCGAGTCCAGGAAAAGTACTTTGCATTGGTTTAAACTATCGGGACCATGCAGAAGAAACCGGAATGCCATTTCCTGATGAACCAGTTTGTTTCAGCAAATTTTCCAGTTCAGTCATCGGACCTCACCAGCCAATTCGTATTCCAGAAATTGCCAAAGAGGTCGATTATGAAGCGGAACTCGTAGTTGTGATAGGTAAAACGTGCCGTAATGTGAGTAAGACGGATGCGTCACAATACATCGCCGGCTATATGAACGGCCATGATGTTTCAGCGCGCGACTGGCAAATAGGACGACCGGGCGGACAGTGGCTGTTGGGAAAAACAGCAGACACATTTGCCCCGACTGGCCCTTACCTCGTAACGGCAGATGAAATCCAAAATGCAAACAGTCTCCCCATTAAATTGACACTTAATGGAGAGGTAATGCAAAACTCCAATACCGATAAATTTATCTTTACCGTGGAAGAGGTAATCCAATTCGTGTCTCAGTTCCTGACACTCGAACCGGGCGATATTATCTTCACCGGTACGCCTCCTGGAGTTGGAATGGCCCGTAAGCCCCCTGTATACCTTCAGCCTGGAGACCAAGCCGTTATTGAAATACCGGGGCTAGGAATATTACACAATCCCGTTGAGACGTGGAATTGA
- a CDS encoding cold-shock protein: protein MATGTIKKITEKGFGFINDGQQDIFFHLSSLDGVTFDQLVEGQTVEFETEKSDRGLRAVRVSTSE from the coding sequence ATGGCCACAGGAACAATCAAAAAAATTACTGAAAAAGGGTTTGGTTTCATTAACGATGGCCAGCAGGACATCTTTTTTCATCTTTCATCACTGGATGGTGTCACATTCGATCAGCTCGTAGAAGGTCAAACTGTTGAGTTTGAAACTGAAAAGAGCGATCGCGGTTTGCGTGCAGTTCGAGTATCTACTTCCGAGTAG
- a CDS encoding DUF1080 domain-containing protein, protein MSTCLPTTIPAEETKTQEEWIPLFNGKNLDGWNVKIRGYDLNENFGHTFRVEDGLLKVSYDQYDEFAEKFGHLFYKDPFSHYIIRVEYRFTGEQSKGGPGWAFRNSGIMVHGQTPETMTKDQRFPVSIEVQLLGGKGTGKRPTANLCTPGTHVVMNDKLFKPHCTSSHSQTYHGDQWVTVEVEVRGNEIINHRVNGKTVLSYTKPQLDKKDADAQKLIQNGAPIMLEKGTISLQSESHPIEFRKVELLKLKP, encoded by the coding sequence TTGAGCACTTGCCTTCCGACAACCATACCAGCAGAAGAAACGAAGACACAGGAAGAATGGATTCCGTTATTCAATGGGAAAAATCTTGATGGCTGGAATGTGAAGATTCGCGGCTATGATTTGAATGAAAACTTCGGGCATACGTTTCGTGTGGAAGATGGCTTACTGAAAGTCTCCTATGATCAATATGATGAGTTCGCAGAAAAATTTGGCCATCTTTTTTACAAAGATCCATTTTCTCATTATATCATCCGTGTTGAATATCGTTTCACAGGAGAGCAATCCAAAGGTGGACCTGGCTGGGCATTTCGTAATAGCGGGATCATGGTTCATGGACAGACACCAGAAACCATGACCAAAGACCAGCGTTTCCCCGTTTCCATTGAAGTTCAATTACTCGGAGGCAAAGGGACTGGAAAACGGCCGACGGCTAATCTGTGCACTCCAGGTACGCACGTTGTAATGAACGACAAGTTGTTTAAACCACATTGTACGAGCTCTCATTCTCAAACCTACCACGGGGATCAATGGGTCACAGTGGAAGTCGAAGTGCGCGGAAATGAAATCATTAATCATCGGGTGAATGGCAAAACTGTGCTTTCATACACGAAGCCTCAGTTAGACAAAAAAGATGCAGATGCCCAAAAGCTCATTCAGAATGGGGCACCAATCATGCTGGAAAAAGGAACGATTTCGCTTCAGTCCGAAAGCCACCCAATTGAATTTCGCAAAGTAGAACTATTAAAGCTCAAGCCATAA
- the bfr gene encoding bacterioferritin encodes MKGSQKIIDALNSGLTIELTAINLYFISSKMCKDWGFDKLAKHFYDESIEEMKHADQVIDRILYLDGVPEIARYDVIRVGQNVEEQIQNSLELETKGVATYNEAIELCHQEKDAGSRELMDQMVVESEESIDWCESQLELIKQVGLQNYLAEQIRE; translated from the coding sequence ATGAAGGGTAGCCAGAAAATCATCGATGCCTTAAACAGTGGATTAACTATCGAATTGACAGCAATCAATTTGTATTTTATCTCATCAAAGATGTGTAAAGACTGGGGCTTCGACAAGTTGGCCAAGCATTTCTATGATGAATCAATTGAAGAAATGAAACACGCCGATCAAGTCATTGACAGAATTCTTTATTTGGATGGCGTTCCTGAAATAGCACGTTACGATGTGATCCGCGTAGGGCAAAATGTGGAAGAACAAATTCAAAACAGCCTGGAACTGGAAACAAAAGGCGTTGCCACCTATAACGAAGCTATCGAGCTTTGCCACCAGGAAAAAGATGCTGGCAGCCGTGAATTGATGGATCAGATGGTTGTTGAATCTGAAGAAAGCATTGACTGGTGTGAGTCACAGCTTGAATTGATCAAGCAGGTCGGGCTTCAGAACTACCTTGCAGAGCAGATCAGAGAATAA
- a CDS encoding (2Fe-2S)-binding protein, with amino-acid sequence MSIVTESKFKQSSVEQIKESVPRQRLLCHCLKVTHEVVRQCITDTSAESVHEVMRGCGAGKGCTACHCRIKDLLAGSCDDCGQSKRRCLCTVQAG; translated from the coding sequence ATGTCAATCGTTACAGAGAGCAAGTTCAAACAATCTTCAGTAGAACAGATCAAGGAATCTGTACCGCGCCAGCGATTACTCTGTCATTGCCTCAAAGTTACACATGAAGTTGTCCGTCAATGTATCACTGATACGAGTGCGGAATCTGTGCATGAGGTGATGCGTGGCTGTGGTGCAGGAAAAGGCTGCACTGCCTGTCATTGCCGGATTAAAGACTTGCTTGCTGGATCATGCGATGATTGCGGCCAATCTAAACGACGCTGCCTCTGCACCGTTCAGGCTGGTTAA
- a CDS encoding response regulator, protein MSKKRILVIEDDRSLSEVLAYNLRQEKYDAVVALDGMDGLRQAQLKTPDLIILDLMLPQMDGLEVCRRLRSDPVTSNVLILMLTAKSEETDQVVGFTLGADDYVPKPFSVKILLERIKALLRRRESNGEASDTIVSQGVMIDRRRHRVMIDDAPISLTRSEFELLEALVRQPGRVFSRAELIDAALGDDALVLERTIDVHIRALRQKLDKHSELIETVRGVGYRFRDPDTAFKKQTT, encoded by the coding sequence ATGTCAAAGAAACGCATACTTGTAATTGAAGATGATCGTTCTCTCTCTGAAGTTCTCGCATATAACCTGCGACAGGAGAAATATGATGCTGTTGTTGCCTTGGATGGAATGGATGGGCTTCGACAGGCACAACTCAAAACGCCGGATTTGATTATCTTGGACTTGATGCTTCCGCAAATGGATGGTTTGGAAGTTTGTCGTAGATTACGTTCTGACCCAGTGACCAGTAATGTGTTGATTCTCATGCTAACTGCAAAGTCAGAAGAAACGGATCAGGTTGTTGGTTTTACACTGGGGGCAGATGACTATGTTCCCAAGCCATTCAGCGTAAAGATTCTGCTGGAGCGAATTAAAGCTTTGCTCAGGCGTCGCGAAAGCAATGGAGAAGCATCTGATACGATTGTGAGCCAAGGTGTCATGATTGATCGGCGACGGCATCGAGTCATGATTGACGACGCACCGATTTCTCTGACGCGGAGTGAATTTGAATTACTGGAAGCACTCGTCAGGCAACCAGGGCGTGTTTTCTCACGAGCTGAGTTAATTGACGCAGCCTTAGGTGATGATGCGTTGGTTTTGGAACGGACAATCGATGTTCATATCCGCGCATTGCGTCAAAAATTGGATAAACATTCCGAACTCATCGAGACCGTCCGTGGCGTAGGCTACCGATTCCGAGATCCTGATACGGCTTTCAAAAAGCAGACAACATAA
- the phoU gene encoding phosphate signaling complex protein PhoU, whose translation MTKHLQRDMESLEREIITQSSLVEEMISKASRALFEVQVDLANEVIEKEHAINESEVKIEEDCLKILALHQPVAVDLRETATVLKINNDLERIADLAVNIAERTIGLSHYPNFRIPPALEPMTKVTVSMLRDAIDAFIDFDTDKARDVCKRDDIVDEYNREIINEIYVLMQSDSEIIKPALHFFSSARHIERIADHTTNIAEDVIYLTEGEIIRHRHKETFST comes from the coding sequence ATGACGAAACACTTACAGCGTGACATGGAATCGCTTGAAAGGGAGATTATTACCCAATCTTCGCTTGTGGAAGAAATGATCTCTAAGGCAAGCCGCGCACTATTTGAGGTACAAGTTGATCTGGCGAATGAAGTCATTGAAAAAGAGCATGCCATCAACGAAAGTGAAGTCAAAATTGAAGAGGACTGCTTGAAAATATTGGCGCTGCATCAACCTGTGGCTGTCGATTTGCGCGAAACAGCTACTGTGCTTAAAATTAACAATGATCTGGAGCGGATCGCAGACTTAGCTGTGAATATTGCAGAACGTACTATCGGGCTCTCGCATTATCCAAATTTTCGCATTCCTCCTGCACTTGAGCCAATGACAAAAGTGACCGTTTCCATGCTTCGTGATGCAATTGATGCGTTTATCGATTTTGATACAGATAAAGCACGCGATGTTTGTAAACGAGATGATATCGTTGATGAGTATAATCGGGAAATTATCAATGAGATTTATGTGTTGATGCAATCCGATTCTGAAATCATCAAGCCAGCATTACATTTTTTCTCTTCAGCTCGCCACATCGAACGTATTGCCGACCATACTACTAATATTGCCGAAGATGTGATTTATTTAACGGAAGGCGAAATTATTCGTCATCGTCACAAAGAAACATTTTCTACCTGA
- the pstB gene encoding phosphate ABC transporter ATP-binding protein PstB codes for MRTADELAQATEKISVRDLSFYYSDNRALTDISLSIPERCVTAFIGPSGCGKSTFLRCLNRMNDMIEGTRVEGKILLEGQDIYSSKTDIVTLRKRIGMVFQKSTPFPKSIFDNVSFGPKIAGIKKKKDLYEIVERSLQRSALWDEVKDRLSESALNLSGGQQQRLCIARALANDPDILLMDEPASALDPASTARIEDLIFELKEQYTIVIVTHNMQQAARVSDQAAFFYQGLLVESGATEELFTNPKKQQTEDYITGRFG; via the coding sequence ATGCGGACTGCCGATGAATTAGCGCAGGCTACTGAAAAAATCAGTGTGCGCGATTTATCATTTTATTACTCGGACAACCGTGCTTTAACAGATATTTCGCTTTCCATTCCTGAACGTTGTGTTACCGCATTTATTGGTCCTTCTGGTTGCGGTAAGTCAACATTTTTGCGATGTCTCAATCGTATGAATGATATGATTGAAGGAACACGGGTCGAGGGAAAAATATTGTTGGAAGGGCAGGATATTTACTCATCCAAAACTGATATTGTTACTCTGCGAAAGCGAATTGGAATGGTGTTTCAGAAGTCAACGCCGTTTCCCAAGTCGATCTTTGATAATGTTTCCTTCGGGCCTAAAATTGCGGGTATCAAGAAAAAGAAAGATTTATACGAAATTGTAGAACGGTCATTACAGCGGTCGGCCCTCTGGGACGAAGTGAAAGACCGTTTAAGTGAATCAGCTCTGAATTTATCTGGTGGACAACAGCAGCGATTATGTATTGCTCGTGCTTTAGCGAATGATCCAGACATCCTGTTAATGGATGAGCCGGCATCTGCTTTAGATCCTGCTTCCACAGCTCGCATTGAAGATTTGATTTTTGAGCTGAAAGAACAATATACCATTGTAATTGTGACGCATAATATGCAACAGGCAGCACGGGTTTCAGATCAGGCTGCGTTTTTCTATCAAGGTTTGTTGGTGGAATCTGGAGCGACGGAAGAGCTTTTTACAAATCCCAAAAAGCAGCAAACCGAAGACTATATTACTGGCAGGTTTGGATAA
- the pstA gene encoding phosphate ABC transporter permease PstA, protein MSTKLDIYTTKRRGRIANFLFTSICFLATITCVLMLLVLIWNIIIQGKGWLSWDFIERLPSRFPQKAGIKTALYGSIWLISLTALFSVPLGVGAAVYLEEYAPKSRWRKLIQLNISNLAGVPSIVYGILGLGLFVRALAFERSILSGALTLTLVVLPIIIMASQEALRAVPDSIRRSAYALGATRWQTVWYQVLPASLPGIMTGVILSLSRALGEAAPLLIVGAAAYVPFVPEKLSDEFTALPIQIFNWSARPQEDFHHLAAAGILVLLIVLVSMNAVAIFVRHKYGKKIRW, encoded by the coding sequence ATGAGTACAAAACTGGATATCTACACAACCAAACGTCGTGGCCGGATCGCTAACTTTTTATTCACTTCGATCTGCTTTCTGGCAACGATTACCTGTGTGCTCATGTTGTTGGTATTGATATGGAATATCATTATCCAGGGGAAGGGTTGGTTGAGCTGGGACTTTATCGAACGGCTTCCTTCCCGTTTTCCTCAGAAAGCGGGGATTAAGACTGCTTTATATGGAAGTATCTGGCTGATCAGCCTGACTGCTTTGTTTTCTGTTCCTCTGGGAGTGGGGGCAGCAGTTTATCTTGAAGAATATGCACCCAAAAGTCGCTGGCGCAAATTAATTCAATTGAATATTTCTAATCTGGCAGGTGTGCCTTCTATTGTCTATGGAATTCTCGGGCTGGGTTTGTTTGTACGGGCCCTGGCTTTTGAACGGAGTATTCTCTCTGGGGCGTTGACTCTGACACTGGTTGTTCTACCGATTATCATTATGGCTTCTCAGGAAGCACTAAGGGCAGTACCAGATTCAATTCGTCGCTCTGCTTATGCTTTAGGGGCCACACGTTGGCAAACAGTCTGGTATCAGGTTTTACCGGCTTCTCTACCGGGAATTATGACCGGCGTCATTTTGTCACTTTCCCGTGCCTTAGGAGAGGCGGCACCTTTACTTATAGTAGGGGCGGCGGCTTACGTGCCATTCGTACCTGAAAAACTTTCAGATGAATTTACAGCGCTACCGATACAAATATTCAATTGGTCTGCACGGCCACAAGAAGATTTTCATCACCTTGCTGCTGCAGGGATTTTGGTGCTTCTCATAGTATTAGTCAGCATGAATGCTGTGGCAATTTTTGTCCGCCACAAATATGGGAAAAAGATTCGCTGGTAA